The following proteins are encoded in a genomic region of Mycolicibacterium rutilum:
- a CDS encoding hemerythrin domain-containing protein: protein MSPSLADQTVAQLGGPHSVLTRQKRDHIELDRLIESIDAATGDERGALLNRLCRLVFPHAFAEESVLWPAIRRWVPEGEELTLEIEREHQEINELFTELEKLDVDSPQHHELWRRIVALLREDVRDEEDRLLPMLQQAVPHRALVALGWAWEATRRTSPTRPHPVVARRPPGNVAAAAPLTFVDRGRDRLDQLSRRSGGTLSSASTSLSGALARVAGVIEHLPPLTRGEDPSTYSGRTP, encoded by the coding sequence ATGAGCCCATCACTGGCAGACCAGACCGTCGCGCAACTCGGCGGTCCGCATAGCGTGCTGACCCGGCAGAAACGGGACCACATCGAACTCGACCGGTTGATCGAAAGTATCGACGCCGCAACGGGCGACGAACGCGGCGCGCTGCTGAACCGGCTGTGCCGGCTGGTGTTCCCGCACGCGTTTGCCGAGGAGTCGGTGCTGTGGCCGGCGATCCGCCGCTGGGTGCCCGAGGGCGAAGAGCTGACGCTGGAGATCGAACGCGAACACCAGGAGATCAACGAGCTGTTCACCGAGTTGGAGAAGCTGGACGTCGACAGTCCGCAGCATCACGAGCTGTGGCGCCGCATCGTCGCGCTGCTGCGCGAGGACGTCCGCGACGAGGAGGACCGGTTGTTGCCGATGCTGCAGCAGGCGGTGCCGCACCGGGCGCTGGTCGCGCTGGGTTGGGCTTGGGAGGCGACGCGCCGCACCTCGCCGACGCGTCCGCACCCGGTCGTCGCGCGTCGGCCGCCGGGCAATGTTGCGGCCGCCGCACCGCTGACCTTCGTCGATCGCGGTCGCGACCGGCTCGATCAGCTCAGCCGTCGCTCCGGCGGAACGCTCAGCAGCGCCAGCACCTCACTGAGTGGGGCGCTGGCCCGCGTCGCCGGGGTGATCGAACATCTGCCGCCGCTGACCCGCGGCGAGGACCCCAGCACGTACAGCGGGCGCACCCCTTGA
- a CDS encoding manganese catalase family protein, translating to MFRHTDYMQFDVKPEKPDPVYARKLQELLGGAFGEMTVTMQYLMQGWNCRMKGKYKDLIMDIATEEIGHVEMIATMIARLLESAPATDATENALGDPVVAAVMGGMDPQQAIVSGGAPTLSDSQGAPWSGKYVVASGNLLADFHANVAAEAQGRVQTARLWHMTDDPGVKAMLKFNLARDTYHQNMWLAAIEELQADGVEGIVAPNDLFDEEFEEHASTLWHLSDGADSDKGRWIGPLPDGRHTGQFLADPQPLGDRQSGPPPDPKLYVTYDGAMGEPRTPSFGTEKGLMGKLKDAVDPDKT from the coding sequence ATGTTCCGACATACCGACTACATGCAATTCGACGTCAAGCCAGAAAAGCCCGATCCCGTCTACGCCCGCAAACTCCAGGAACTCCTCGGTGGCGCCTTCGGTGAGATGACCGTGACGATGCAGTACCTGATGCAGGGCTGGAACTGTCGCATGAAGGGCAAGTACAAAGACCTGATCATGGACATCGCGACCGAGGAGATCGGCCACGTCGAGATGATCGCCACGATGATCGCCCGGCTGCTCGAGAGCGCACCGGCCACCGATGCGACCGAGAACGCGCTCGGCGACCCGGTGGTGGCGGCCGTGATGGGCGGGATGGACCCGCAGCAGGCCATCGTCTCCGGTGGTGCGCCGACGCTGTCGGACAGCCAGGGCGCACCGTGGAGCGGCAAATACGTTGTGGCGTCGGGTAATCTGCTCGCCGACTTCCACGCCAACGTCGCCGCCGAGGCGCAGGGGCGCGTGCAGACCGCGCGACTGTGGCACATGACCGACGATCCCGGCGTCAAGGCGATGCTGAAGTTCAACCTGGCCCGCGACACCTATCACCAGAACATGTGGCTGGCCGCGATCGAGGAACTGCAGGCCGACGGAGTGGAGGGCATCGTGGCGCCCAACGATCTGTTCGACGAGGAGTTCGAGGAGCACGCCAGCACGCTGTGGCACCTGTCCGACGGCGCCGACTCCGACAAGGGCCGCTGGATCGGGCCGCTGCCCGACGGCCGTCACACCGGTCAGTTCCTGGCCGACCCGCAACCGCTGGGCGACCGGCAGTCCGGCCCGCCGCCGGACCCGAAGCTCTACGTGACCTACGACGGCGCGATGGGCGAACCCCGCACGCCGTCGTTCGGCACGGAGAAGGGGTTGATGGGCAAGCTCAAGGACGCGGTAGACCCGGACAAGACGTAG
- the mmsB gene encoding 3-hydroxyisobutyrate dehydrogenase, with protein sequence MTTIAFLGLGNMGGPMAANLVSAGLTVRGFDPVPALKETAAGNGATVFDTGAEAAAEADVVITSLPNGDIVKSCYAEVLPAAKPGTLFIDTSTISVDDARAIHGQAAERGFAQLDAPVSGGVKGATAGTLAFMVGGEADAVERARPILEPMAGKIIHCGASGTGQAAKLCNNMVLAVQQIAIGEAFVLAEKLGLSAQSLFDVITGATGNCWSVHTNCPVPGPVPTSPANNDFKPGFATALMNKDLGLAMNAVKSTGATAPLGTHAADIYKKFAADHADKDFSAVIELLRQS encoded by the coding sequence ATGACGACGATCGCGTTTCTGGGGCTCGGCAACATGGGCGGGCCGATGGCGGCCAACCTGGTGAGTGCCGGGTTGACCGTCCGCGGCTTCGACCCCGTGCCCGCGTTGAAGGAGACCGCCGCCGGTAACGGCGCGACGGTGTTCGACACCGGCGCCGAAGCGGCCGCCGAGGCCGACGTCGTGATCACGTCGCTGCCCAACGGCGACATCGTCAAGTCCTGCTACGCCGAGGTGTTGCCCGCGGCCAAGCCCGGCACGCTGTTCATCGACACCTCGACGATCTCCGTCGACGACGCCCGCGCGATTCACGGCCAGGCCGCCGAGCGCGGCTTCGCCCAGCTCGACGCGCCGGTGTCCGGCGGGGTCAAGGGCGCGACGGCGGGCACGCTGGCGTTCATGGTCGGCGGCGAGGCGGACGCCGTCGAGCGAGCCCGGCCCATCCTGGAACCGATGGCGGGCAAGATCATTCACTGCGGCGCATCGGGCACCGGTCAGGCCGCCAAGCTGTGCAACAACATGGTGCTGGCCGTGCAGCAGATCGCGATCGGCGAGGCGTTCGTGCTGGCCGAGAAGCTGGGCCTGTCGGCGCAGTCGCTGTTCGACGTGATCACCGGCGCCACCGGCAACTGCTGGTCGGTGCACACGAATTGCCCGGTGCCGGGACCGGTTCCGACGTCACCGGCCAACAACGACTTCAAGCCGGGCTTCGCGACCGCGCTGATGAACAAGGACCTCGGGCTGGCGATGAACGCGGTCAAGTCGACGGGCGCGACCGCCCCGCTCGGCACCCACGCCGCCGACATCTACAAGAAGTTCGCGGCCGACCACGCCGACAAGGACTTCAGCGCAGTCATCGAACTGCTGCGCCAGAGCTGA
- a CDS encoding response regulator: MPPPVRLVLVDDHEMVIEGLKAMLAAFTDRVQVVGQAVGAERARAVIDDLNPDIVLCDVRMQGASGLDLCLELRAHDPDRKVVMLSVYDDEQYLFEALRVGASGYLLKSISSDELVRQLEFVHRGETAIDPGMAARAVDTAARLQRDEFWPGARQGLTQRESEILSFVVNGLSNRAIATKLVIGDETVKTHLSSIYRKLGVSDRTGAVATALREGIYK, from the coding sequence ATGCCCCCACCGGTGCGGCTCGTGCTGGTCGACGACCACGAGATGGTCATCGAAGGCCTCAAGGCCATGCTGGCGGCGTTCACCGACCGTGTACAGGTCGTCGGCCAGGCCGTCGGCGCGGAGCGGGCCCGGGCCGTGATCGACGACCTCAACCCCGACATCGTGCTGTGCGACGTGCGGATGCAGGGTGCCAGCGGCCTGGACCTGTGCCTCGAGCTGCGCGCGCACGACCCCGACCGCAAGGTCGTGATGCTGTCGGTCTACGACGACGAGCAGTACCTGTTCGAGGCGCTGCGGGTCGGCGCGTCGGGCTATCTGCTGAAAAGCATCAGCAGCGACGAGCTGGTCCGTCAGCTCGAGTTCGTGCACCGCGGCGAGACGGCGATCGACCCGGGCATGGCCGCGCGGGCCGTCGACACCGCCGCACGCCTGCAGCGCGACGAGTTCTGGCCCGGCGCGCGCCAGGGCCTGACCCAGCGCGAGAGCGAGATCCTGTCGTTCGTCGTCAACGGCCTGTCGAACCGGGCGATCGCCACCAAGCTGGTGATCGGCGACGAGACCGTCAAGACGCACCTCAGCTCCATCTACCGCAAGCTCGGCGTCAGCGACCGCACCGGCGCCGTCGCCACCGCACTGCGCGAAGGCATCTACAAATGA
- a CDS encoding MarR family winged helix-turn-helix transcriptional regulator, with amino-acid sequence MARKGALNDDELTAWRAFVDMRHTLERHLVQHLQRDFGLSDSDFEILVNLSDAPEGRMRAYELGRVTHWEKTRLSHHLGRMEKRGLICREDSGARYPDIVLTDAGRDAIRTAAPANAARVREMFVDVLGPERMAAMRQMSEDVLAAIERHRETECSLE; translated from the coding sequence ATGGCGAGAAAAGGTGCGCTCAACGACGACGAGCTGACGGCGTGGCGGGCATTCGTGGACATGCGGCACACGCTGGAGCGACACCTGGTCCAGCACCTGCAGCGCGACTTCGGGCTGTCGGACTCCGACTTCGAGATCCTGGTCAATCTGTCCGACGCGCCGGAGGGGCGCATGCGGGCCTACGAGCTGGGCCGGGTGACGCACTGGGAGAAGACCCGGTTGTCGCACCACCTGGGCCGGATGGAGAAACGCGGGTTGATCTGCCGGGAGGACTCGGGCGCCCGCTACCCGGACATCGTGCTGACCGACGCCGGCCGCGACGCGATCCGCACCGCGGCGCCGGCCAACGCGGCGCGTGTCCGCGAGATGTTCGTCGACGTGCTCGGACCGGAGCGGATGGCGGCGATGCGGCAGATGTCCGAGGACGTGCTCGCCGCCATCGAGCGGCATCGGGAGACCGAGTGTTCCTTGGAGTGA
- a CDS encoding NmrA/HSCARG family protein, whose translation MTTDVIAVVGATGNQGGGLARAILTDPSSAFRVRAITRDATSAKARQLAADGAEVVSADLDDLDSMTRAFDGARGAFVVTNYWANRTPEEEAARTRAEAELHQAETAARAAKAAGVQHVIWSTLEDTREHFGDDERVPTVEGRYKVPHFDAKAEADNFFTEHGVPTTFLRTTGFYEGFTSDLQPVRGEDGTLVLTLPMADKTMAAIAVGDIGRTALGIFKRGAEFVGETVSIAGDHLTGEQFAAELAAFHGEPVRYRPQTWDGFRALPFPVAVEMGNMFQYYAEDSERFVGVRDLDVVRSLNPELQSFRDWLAQQKV comes from the coding sequence ATGACTACAGATGTGATCGCCGTCGTGGGAGCCACCGGCAATCAGGGCGGCGGGCTGGCTCGCGCGATCCTCACCGACCCCTCCTCGGCCTTTCGGGTGCGGGCCATCACCCGCGACGCGACGTCGGCGAAGGCCCGCCAACTTGCCGCCGATGGCGCCGAGGTCGTCTCGGCGGACCTCGACGATCTCGACAGCATGACCCGCGCCTTCGACGGCGCCCGGGGCGCGTTCGTCGTCACGAATTACTGGGCGAACCGCACACCGGAGGAGGAAGCCGCGCGCACCCGCGCCGAAGCCGAACTCCACCAGGCCGAAACCGCCGCGCGGGCCGCGAAGGCCGCCGGCGTGCAGCACGTGATCTGGTCGACGCTGGAGGACACGCGCGAGCACTTCGGCGACGACGAGCGGGTGCCGACCGTCGAGGGCCGCTACAAGGTGCCGCACTTCGACGCGAAGGCCGAAGCCGACAACTTCTTCACCGAACACGGTGTGCCGACGACGTTTCTCCGCACGACGGGCTTTTACGAAGGTTTCACCAGCGACCTGCAACCGGTGCGCGGCGAGGACGGCACGCTGGTGCTGACCCTGCCGATGGCCGACAAGACGATGGCGGCGATCGCGGTCGGCGACATCGGGCGCACGGCGCTGGGCATCTTCAAGCGCGGCGCGGAGTTCGTCGGCGAAACCGTGAGCATCGCCGGCGATCATCTGACCGGTGAGCAGTTCGCGGCAGAACTCGCGGCCTTCCACGGCGAGCCGGTCCGCTACCGTCCCCAGACCTGGGATGGGTTCCGCGCGTTGCCGTTTCCCGTCGCCGTCGAGATGGGCAACATGTTCCAGTACTACGCCGAGGACTCCGAGCGGTTCGTCGGCGTGCGTGATCTGGACGTCGTGCGGTCACTCAACCCGGAACTGCAGTCGTTCCGCGACTGGCTGGCACAGCAGAAAGTCTGA
- a CDS encoding MarR family winged helix-turn-helix transcriptional regulator — protein sequence MAPEPSPPSRQDHRDPIALARDNWERSGWSDVADGMVAVTSVMRAHQILLARVEGALRPYDLSFSRFELLRLLAFTRNGALPITKASDRLQVHVTSVTHAIRRLEAAGLVERIPHPTDGRTTLVRITELGRSTVEDATVTLNNEVFADIGMSDAESRALAASIQTLRRNSGDF from the coding sequence GTGGCCCCAGAACCGTCACCGCCTTCGCGGCAGGACCACCGGGACCCGATCGCGCTCGCCCGCGACAACTGGGAGCGGTCGGGATGGAGCGACGTCGCCGACGGCATGGTGGCGGTGACCTCGGTGATGCGGGCCCACCAGATCCTGCTCGCGCGGGTCGAAGGCGCGCTGCGGCCCTATGACCTGAGCTTCTCGCGGTTCGAGCTGCTGCGGCTGCTGGCCTTCACCCGCAACGGCGCGCTGCCGATCACCAAGGCCTCCGACCGGCTGCAGGTGCACGTCACCAGCGTCACGCACGCGATCCGCCGGCTGGAGGCCGCCGGGCTGGTCGAGCGGATCCCACACCCGACCGACGGACGGACCACGCTGGTGCGGATCACCGAGCTGGGCCGGTCGACCGTCGAGGACGCCACGGTGACGCTCAACAACGAGGTGTTCGCCGACATCGGGATGTCCGACGCCGAATCGCGGGCGCTGGCCGCCTCGATCCAGACGCTGCGCCGCAACTCCGGCGACTTCTAG
- a CDS encoding GAF domain-containing sensor histidine kinase gives MNPPGGPSNAVRELSQYALAADRELALLRELIQAASKGPGVEPLAAAAARMITAATASDVCFVHVLDDTDRSLTLAGATPPFDAEIGKIRLPLGQGISGWVASNREPVVITQDKESDPRYKPFPALRGSDFTSMVSVPMETDPGGLVGVLNVHTVERREFTARDVELLVVIGRLIAGAMHQARLHRQLVARERAHENFVEQVIEAQELERRRLAGDIHDGISQRLVTLSYRLDAAARSDDAGVVAEQLGKARELVELTLQEARAAISGLRPPVLDDLGLAGGLASLARSIPQIGIDVELAEKRLPDHIELALYRIAQECLQNVVKHARATSARLTFVVDSGDTGTVARLEIVDDGVGFDTFEHPLGGDEMGGYGLLSMAERAEIVGGRLNIRSRPGAGTAVTATIPLPSSTS, from the coding sequence ATGAACCCGCCCGGCGGCCCGTCGAACGCGGTACGCGAACTCAGCCAGTACGCGCTGGCCGCCGACCGCGAGCTGGCCCTGCTGCGTGAGCTGATCCAGGCCGCGTCCAAGGGCCCGGGGGTGGAACCGCTGGCCGCCGCGGCCGCGCGGATGATCACCGCGGCCACCGCCAGCGACGTGTGCTTCGTGCACGTGCTCGACGACACCGACCGATCGCTGACGCTGGCCGGGGCGACGCCGCCGTTCGACGCCGAGATCGGCAAGATCAGACTTCCGCTGGGACAAGGGATTTCGGGTTGGGTCGCCAGCAACCGCGAACCGGTGGTGATCACCCAGGACAAGGAGTCGGACCCGCGCTACAAGCCGTTCCCGGCGCTGCGCGGCTCGGACTTCACGTCGATGGTGTCGGTGCCGATGGAGACCGACCCCGGCGGGCTGGTCGGCGTGCTCAACGTGCACACCGTGGAGCGCCGCGAATTCACCGCCCGCGACGTGGAGTTGCTCGTGGTGATCGGCCGGCTGATCGCCGGCGCGATGCACCAGGCCCGGCTGCACCGGCAGCTGGTGGCCCGCGAGCGCGCACACGAGAACTTCGTCGAGCAGGTGATCGAGGCCCAGGAGCTGGAGCGACGACGGCTGGCCGGCGACATTCACGACGGCATCTCGCAACGGCTGGTGACGTTGTCGTACCGGTTGGACGCGGCCGCCAGGTCCGACGACGCCGGCGTGGTCGCCGAACAGCTGGGTAAGGCCCGCGAGCTGGTCGAGCTGACACTGCAGGAGGCCCGCGCGGCGATCAGCGGGTTGCGCCCGCCGGTGCTCGACGATCTCGGGCTGGCCGGCGGACTGGCCAGCCTCGCGCGGTCGATCCCGCAGATCGGCATCGACGTCGAGCTGGCCGAGAAGCGGCTGCCCGACCACATCGAGTTGGCGCTGTACCGGATCGCCCAGGAGTGCCTGCAGAACGTCGTCAAGCACGCGCGGGCGACCTCGGCCCGTCTGACGTTCGTCGTCGACAGCGGCGACACCGGTACCGTCGCGCGGCTCGAAATCGTCGACGACGGAGTCGGTTTCGACACGTTCGAGCATCCGCTCGGCGGTGACGAGATGGGCGGATACGGGTTGCTGTCGATGGCCGAGCGCGCCGAGATCGTCGGCGGCCGGCTCAACATCCGGTCGCGCCCGGGCGCGGGTACCGCGGTGACGGCGACGATCCCGCTGCCGTCGTCCACCTCCTAG
- a CDS encoding CoA-acylating methylmalonate-semialdehyde dehydrogenase: MTTQIPHFINGQRSTGISTRTADVFNPSTGEVQAQVLLGSAADVDAAVAGAAEAQKQWAAWNPQRRARVLMKFIDLVNQNADELAELLSLEHGKTHADSLGDIQRGLEVIEFSVGIPHLLKGEYTEGAGPGIDVYSLRQPLGVVAGITPFNFPAMIPLWKAGPALACGNAFILKPSERDPSVPVRLAELFIEAGLPPGVFQVVHGDKEAVDAILQHPTIQAVGFVGSSDIAQYIYSNATASGKRAQCFGGAKNHMIVMPDADLDQAVDALIGAGYGSAGERCMAISVAVPVGEETANRLRARLAERVAELRVGHSLDPKATYGPLVTEAALKRVRDYIDAGVEAGAEIVVDGRERTSDDMQFGDASLEKGFFIGPTLFDHVTTDMSIYTDEIFGPVLCIVRANDYEEALALPSEHEYGNGVAIFTRDGDAARDFVSRVQVGMVGVNVPIPVPVAYHTFGGWKRSGFGDLNQHGPHSILFYTKTKTVTQRWPSGIKDGAEFVIPTMK, encoded by the coding sequence ATGACCACACAGATTCCGCATTTCATCAACGGGCAGCGCAGCACCGGTATCTCCACGCGCACCGCTGACGTCTTCAATCCGAGCACCGGCGAGGTGCAGGCGCAGGTCCTGCTGGGCTCGGCCGCCGATGTCGACGCCGCCGTCGCCGGCGCCGCCGAGGCGCAGAAGCAGTGGGCGGCCTGGAACCCGCAGCGCCGCGCCCGCGTGCTGATGAAGTTCATCGATCTGGTCAACCAGAACGCCGACGAGCTCGCCGAGCTGCTCTCGCTCGAGCACGGCAAGACCCACGCCGACTCGCTCGGCGACATCCAGCGCGGCCTCGAGGTCATCGAGTTCAGCGTCGGCATCCCGCACCTGCTCAAGGGTGAGTACACCGAGGGCGCCGGTCCGGGCATCGACGTGTACTCGCTGCGCCAGCCGCTCGGTGTCGTCGCAGGCATCACCCCGTTCAACTTCCCGGCGATGATCCCGCTGTGGAAGGCCGGCCCCGCGCTCGCGTGCGGAAACGCGTTCATACTCAAGCCTTCCGAGCGCGACCCGTCGGTCCCGGTCCGGCTGGCCGAGCTGTTCATCGAGGCGGGCCTGCCGCCGGGCGTGTTCCAGGTCGTGCACGGCGACAAGGAAGCCGTCGACGCCATCCTGCAGCACCCGACGATCCAGGCGGTCGGCTTCGTCGGCAGCTCAGACATCGCGCAGTACATCTACTCCAACGCGACCGCCTCCGGTAAGCGCGCCCAGTGCTTCGGCGGCGCAAAGAACCACATGATCGTCATGCCCGACGCGGACCTCGACCAGGCCGTCGACGCGCTCATCGGCGCCGGCTACGGCAGCGCCGGCGAACGCTGCATGGCGATCAGCGTCGCCGTGCCCGTCGGCGAGGAGACCGCGAACCGGCTGCGCGCCCGGCTGGCCGAGCGGGTCGCCGAACTGCGCGTCGGCCACAGCCTCGACCCCAAGGCCACCTACGGCCCGCTGGTCACCGAGGCCGCGCTCAAGCGGGTCCGCGACTACATCGACGCCGGCGTGGAGGCCGGAGCCGAGATCGTCGTCGACGGCCGCGAACGCACCAGCGACGACATGCAATTCGGGGACGCCAGCCTGGAGAAGGGCTTCTTCATCGGGCCGACGCTGTTCGATCACGTCACCACCGACATGTCGATCTACACCGACGAGATCTTCGGGCCGGTGCTGTGCATCGTGCGGGCCAACGATTACGAAGAGGCGCTCGCGCTGCCGTCGGAGCACGAGTACGGCAACGGCGTGGCGATCTTCACCCGCGACGGTGACGCCGCCCGCGACTTCGTGTCCCGGGTTCAGGTCGGCATGGTCGGCGTGAACGTGCCGATCCCGGTGCCGGTGGCCTACCACACCTTCGGCGGCTGGAAGCGGTCCGGATTCGGCGACCTCAACCAGCACGGCCCGCACTCGATCTTGTTCTACACCAAGACCAAGACCGTCACGCAGCGCTGGCCGTCGGGCATCAAGGATGGCGCGGAGTTCGTCATCCCCACGATGAAGTAA
- a CDS encoding acyl-CoA dehydrogenase family protein, producing MDYFGFDDDERVIAETAAAFADKRLAPFASEWDETHHFPTDVLREAAELGMAAVYCNEDVGGSGLRRLDGVRIFEQLATADPTVAAFLSIHNMCTWMVDTYGTPEQRKSLVPRLASMELIASYCLTEPGAGSDASALRTRAVRDGDHYVLDGVKQFISGAGASDVYVVMARTGGEGPRGISTFIVEKDTPGLSFGADEAKMGWRAQPTAQVILEGVRVPADAMLGGSDGEGTGFGIAMNGLNGGRINIAACSLGGAQAAYDKAVAYVRDREAFGGALLDEPTIRFTLADMATALETSRNLLWRAARALDENHPDKVELCAMAKRYVTDACYTVADQALQLHGGYGYLNEYGIEKIVRDLRVHRILEGTNEIMRVVIGRSQAAKVRASA from the coding sequence ATGGACTATTTCGGGTTCGACGACGACGAACGCGTGATCGCCGAGACGGCGGCCGCGTTCGCCGACAAACGCCTGGCGCCGTTCGCGTCGGAGTGGGACGAAACGCACCACTTCCCCACCGATGTGCTGCGCGAGGCCGCCGAACTCGGGATGGCGGCGGTGTACTGCAACGAGGACGTCGGCGGCAGCGGGCTGCGCCGGCTCGACGGCGTGCGGATCTTCGAACAGCTCGCCACCGCGGATCCGACGGTGGCGGCGTTCCTGTCGATCCACAACATGTGCACCTGGATGGTCGACACGTACGGCACCCCCGAACAGCGCAAGAGCCTGGTGCCGCGGCTGGCGTCGATGGAGCTGATCGCCAGCTACTGCCTCACCGAACCGGGCGCCGGGTCGGACGCAAGCGCGTTGCGCACCAGGGCCGTTCGGGACGGCGACCACTACGTGCTCGACGGCGTCAAGCAGTTCATCTCCGGCGCGGGCGCATCCGACGTCTACGTCGTGATGGCCCGCACCGGCGGCGAGGGACCGCGGGGCATTTCCACGTTCATCGTCGAAAAAGACACGCCGGGACTGAGTTTCGGCGCGGACGAGGCGAAGATGGGGTGGCGCGCACAGCCCACCGCGCAGGTGATCCTCGAAGGTGTGCGGGTGCCTGCCGACGCCATGCTCGGCGGCTCCGACGGTGAGGGCACCGGCTTCGGCATCGCGATGAACGGGCTCAACGGCGGCCGGATCAACATCGCCGCGTGCTCGCTCGGCGGAGCTCAGGCGGCCTACGACAAAGCCGTCGCCTACGTGCGCGACCGGGAGGCGTTCGGCGGCGCGCTGCTCGACGAGCCGACCATCCGGTTCACCCTCGCCGACATGGCCACCGCGCTGGAGACGTCGCGAAACCTGTTGTGGCGCGCGGCCCGCGCGCTCGACGAGAACCACCCGGACAAGGTCGAGCTGTGCGCGATGGCCAAGCGGTACGTCACCGACGCGTGCTACACCGTCGCCGACCAGGCGCTGCAGTTGCACGGCGGCTACGGCTACCTCAACGAGTACGGCATCGAGAAGATCGTGCGCGATCTGCGGGTGCACCGCATCCTCGAGGGAACCAACGAAATCATGCGCGTGGTCATCGGGCGGTCGCAGGCCGCCAAGGTCCGTGCGTCGGCTTAG
- a CDS encoding HAD-IA family hydrolase codes for MPTTQETTWRAGRFWWDCASTTSTCALRAVVFDLDALTDIECDGHRVAYNAAFAAHGLDFEWSVVRYRQLLALSDERQRVAAELRKRGVATEVDVLTKLLADEIYTTKTMLFDELILERDLAPRPGLVDFVMDAVGAGMQIAVVTNGQRGWAEPLVRQLVGEGLVESVVSAEDVVKPTPDPEAHRHALWELGVCPDDAIAITGSASGLRAANSAGMPTVVITGEGTPDIPAALAVRPSFDGANPLRIADCQRLHTTWWKSHKTSAA; via the coding sequence ATGCCGACAACGCAGGAGACGACATGGCGCGCGGGCCGGTTCTGGTGGGACTGTGCCTCGACCACCTCGACGTGCGCGTTACGCGCCGTGGTGTTCGACCTCGACGCCCTCACCGACATCGAGTGCGACGGGCACCGGGTGGCCTACAACGCGGCGTTCGCCGCGCACGGATTGGACTTCGAGTGGTCGGTAGTGCGCTATCGGCAGTTGCTGGCGCTCAGCGATGAGCGGCAGCGCGTCGCGGCCGAGTTGCGTAAGCGAGGGGTGGCCACCGAAGTCGACGTGTTGACGAAGTTGCTGGCCGACGAGATCTACACGACGAAGACGATGTTGTTCGACGAGCTGATCCTCGAGCGCGACCTGGCGCCGCGGCCGGGGCTGGTGGATTTCGTGATGGACGCCGTCGGCGCAGGCATGCAGATCGCGGTGGTGACGAACGGCCAGCGCGGCTGGGCCGAGCCGCTGGTGCGTCAGCTGGTCGGGGAGGGGCTGGTCGAAAGCGTCGTGTCCGCGGAGGACGTCGTCAAGCCGACGCCGGACCCCGAGGCGCACCGGCACGCGCTGTGGGAGCTCGGGGTGTGTCCGGACGACGCGATCGCGATCACGGGGTCCGCGTCCGGCCTGCGCGCGGCCAACAGCGCCGGCATGCCGACCGTGGTGATCACCGGCGAGGGCACGCCCGACATCCCGGCCGCCCTGGCGGTGCGACCGTCCTTCGACGGCGCGAACCCGCTGCGGATCGCGGACTGTCAGCGGCTGCACACCACCTGGTGGAAGTCACACAAGACGTCGGCCGCCTAG